A genomic window from Candidatus Hydrogenedentota bacterium includes:
- a CDS encoding sulfite exporter TauE/SafE family protein, which yields MVHEIEVLCLSAAAIGLVHTLLGPDHYLPFIMLSRAQGWSLAKTVRVTLLCGAGHVASSVLLGCVGAAAGLAITRLEAIETIRGGLAAWVLAGFGFAYMLWGIRAAYRNRPHTHWHAHEAGAVHTHEHVHDPAHAHVHGNVSRVTPWVLFTVFILGPCEPLIPLLMYPAAQHSVWGVACVTAVFGLVTLAAMTAAVLVALRGASLVRLGALERYTHALAGATLCAAGLSMRFLGL from the coding sequence ATGGTTCACGAAATTGAAGTACTCTGCCTGAGCGCCGCTGCGATTGGACTGGTCCACACGTTGCTCGGTCCAGACCACTACCTGCCGTTCATCATGTTGAGCCGGGCGCAGGGGTGGTCTTTGGCCAAGACCGTGCGCGTCACGTTGCTCTGCGGCGCAGGGCATGTAGCCAGTTCCGTGCTGCTCGGGTGCGTGGGGGCCGCGGCCGGTCTCGCCATAACCCGGCTCGAAGCCATTGAAACCATCCGCGGCGGCCTTGCCGCGTGGGTGCTGGCGGGGTTTGGGTTCGCGTATATGCTTTGGGGCATACGCGCGGCGTATCGCAATCGGCCGCACACGCATTGGCATGCGCACGAGGCCGGCGCGGTCCATACGCACGAACATGTCCACGATCCGGCCCACGCGCACGTCCACGGCAACGTGTCCCGCGTTACGCCGTGGGTGCTGTTTACCGTGTTCATTCTCGGGCCTTGCGAACCGTTGATTCCGCTGCTCATGTATCCCGCGGCGCAGCACAGCGTGTGGGGTGTCGCATGCGTGACAGCAGTCTTCGGTCTCGTGACGCTCGCGGCGATGACGGCCGCTGTGTTGGTTGCTTTGCGCGGAGCGAGTCTCGTACGGCTCGGCGCGCTCGAGCGTTACACGCATGCGCTCGCTGGCGCGACGCTTT